One genomic segment of Tubulanus polymorphus chromosome 4, tnTubPoly1.2, whole genome shotgun sequence includes these proteins:
- the LOC141903148 gene encoding protein N-terminal asparagine amidohydrolase-like, translating to MPLIVGGSQVSNIPYTTQEWIERYPHFQEIATHLIKQPVRKVNKKKLLYVMQRELAVIAPREDDTIEIIGTEDATTCHIGIITHSGSKAVGLCHFDGYETEQCCKRMVEKLKLLSHGIPGRLELHLIGGFMDDRKISMNLTKELSDAFHDCDEEIHIATFCVTDLNDVLKGEIHFPVIYGVGVDVKTGEIFRAEFPDKGPALNLRHSRIFAGVDKIWDIYDNDKHQLIVEPFSFVSGAVYQAKMWSKAPDSMILEHLSTSGDQEPEGYADQVRNVFKFILANPDTTTIFNGKSLRFNLNADGQWTQ from the exons ATGCCTCTTATTGTGGGTGGTTCACAAGTTAGCAACATTCCGTATACAACACAAGAATGGATAGAAAGATATCCACATTTCCAG GAGATCGCGACACACCTGATAAAACAACCAGTCCGCAAAGTCAACAAAAAGAAACTTCTTTACGTGATGCAACGAGAATTAGCTGTTATAGCTCCCAGAGAGGATG ATACTATCGAAATCATAGGGACAGAAGATGCAACAACCTGTCACATAGGAATCATAACTCATTCGG GGTCTAAAGCGGTTGGGCTGTGCCATTTCGATGGTTATGAGACTGAACAGTGTTGTAAGAGAATGgttgaaaaactgaaattgtTGTCTCATGGAATCCCGGGCAG ATTGGAATTACATCTAATCGGTGGTTTTATGGATGATcgaaaaatatcgatgaaccTCACTAAAGAATTATCTG ATGCTTTCCATGACTGTGATGAAGAGATACATATCGCTACGTTTTGTGTAACGG ATCTCAATGATGTGCTGAAAGGTGAAATTCATTTCCCCGTAATATACGGCGTCGGAGTTGACGTGAAAACCGGCGAGATTTTCCGTGCCGAATTCCCGGATAAAGGACCTGCTCTCAACCTGCGACATTCGCGAATATTCGCCGGTGTAGACAAG ATTTGGGATATCTATGACAATGACAAACATCAACTTATAGTGGAACCGTTTTCATTTGTCAGCGGTGCCGTGTATCAAGCGAAAATGTGGAGCAAGGCTCCCGATTCTATGATTTTAGAA caTTTATCAACGTCAGGTGATCAGGAACCAGAAGGTTACGCAGACCAAGTACggaatgtttttaaattcatccTCGCAAATCCGGACACTACTACGATATTCAACGGAAAGTCTTTGAGATTCAACCTGAATGCTGATGGACAGTGGACCCAGTGA
- the LOC141903147 gene encoding chitobiosyldiphosphodolichol beta-mannosyltransferase-like: MDLNDIFAVIYLVCFPCVVAVLLTIVYNRLPNLFAGPAAAAGDGEQQDRRQRVCVMVLGDIGRSPRMQYHSLSLADNGYCVDVVGYGGSIPHEEFRNNDHIQQHIMGEPPKLVNTLPRFVGKILKGAWQAVILLVTLSRLKRTEVIFSQNPPAIPSLAMCLLVSFVKNCKFVIDWHNYGYTILGLSLGQKHPLVKIAYWYEHLLGRFADENICVTDAMKDDLKMNWNITADTMYDRPPIMFHETEVKDQHELFSRLSKEYPCFAASNGNANETAFTQDIDGNISLKESRPAFIMSSTSWTEDEDFSILFKALEDYELKAKKKKLPKVICAITGKGPKKAEYQKLIAEKSWNVVSIITPWLEAEDYPTLLGSADMGVCLHMSSSGLDLPMKVVDMFGCGLPVCAIQFACLHELVKHEENGLVFNSAQQLTTQIQDLLSDFPEKTTLNQFHKNLKTFQSTRWTETWNDIVLPKIQALTT, translated from the exons ATGGATCTGAATGACATATTTGCAGTAATTTACTTGGTTTGTTTTCCGTGTGTTGTTGCGGTGCTTCTCACAATAGTTTACAATCGTTTGCCTAATTTGTTTGCGGGgccagcggcagcagcaggaGATGGAGAACAACAGGACCGGCGCCAGCGTGTGTGTGTAATGGTTTTAGGTGATATAGGCCGCAGTCCGAGGATGCAATATCACTCACTATCCCTGGCCGATAATGGATATTGTGTAGATGTTGTAGGATATGGAG GTTCAATTCCACATGAAGAATTTCGAAATAATGACCACATCCAACAGCATATCATGGGAGAACcaccaaaactagtaaaca ctcTGCCAAGATTTGTCGGGAAAATATTGAAAGGTGCCTGGCAAGCAGTGATTTTACTAGTAACATTGAGTCGTTTGAAGCGCACCGAAGTCATTTTCTCACAG aatCCGCCTGCCATACCTTCACTTGCGATGTGCTTATTGGTCAGTTTCGTGAAGAACTGTAAGTTTGTTATTGACTGGCACAACTACGGATATACGATACTCGGTTTATCCCTCGGACAAAAACATCCACTAGTAAAAATAGCCTACTG GTATGAACACTTGTTAGGACGGTTTGCTGATGAGAATATATGTGTTACTGATGCAATGAAAGACGATCTGAAGATGAACTGGAATATTAC AGCCGACACTATGTATGATCGACCTCCAATAATGTTCCATGAAACTGAAGTGAAAGATCAACATGAACTATTTTCAAGACTGTCCAAGGAATATCCATGCTTTGCAGCTAG CAATGGTAACGCAAATGAAACAGCATTTACACAAGATATTGATGGAAATATCTCATTGAAAGAGAGTCGTCCTGCATTTATAATGAGCAGCACTAGTTGGACCG AGGATGAAGACTTTTCCATACTGTTTAAAGCGTTAGAAG ATTATGAGTTGAAagcgaaaaaaaagaaacttccTAAAGTTATTTGTGCCATAACAG GGAAAGGTCCTAAAAAAGCGGAGtatcaaaaattaattgcCGAAAAATCATGGAACGTTGTGTCTATAATAACACCATGGTTAGAAGCGGAAGACTATCCTACACTATTAG GTTCGGCTGATATGGGAGTTTGTTTACATATGTCGTCCAGTGGTCTCGATTTACCGATGAAAGTTGTTGATATGTTCGGCTGTGGACTTCCTGTTTGTGCAATTCAGTTTGCGTG TTTACACGAGTTGGTTAAACATGAAGAGAACGGATTGGTATTTAACAGTGCTCAGCAACTTACAACACAAATACAG GATTTGCTTTCAGATTTCCCGGAGAAAACAACTCTAAACCAATTCCACAAAAATCTCAAAACCTTCCAATCGACAAGATGGACCGAAACCTGGAATGATATCGTACTTCCAAAAATCCAAGCTTTAACTACTTAG
- the LOC141903146 gene encoding beta-alanyl-bioamine nonribosomal peptide synthetase ebony-like encodes MSLTNSYLVGKSEKYPDVKVHELFEEVSRRNANKTAVIEEKTHVTFEQLNRKANAIAASIKQNLTKYDVAGDAKDPVVCILLPGGLKYTSTVLALWKLGIAFIPFEPDLPVNRMKLIFREAKPLCFISSGEYSNIVNNFEIIGEGVMILEHAQLLEDGSTDGDGSGNDVKAMYSDTELAAILYTSGSTGTPKGVKISHKNLVNRFFWQWNAFPFKENDLIAAKTALVFVDSLTEVFGTLCKGVTIVVIPPEMTRNTEVFVNMLDKYGVTKLVTSPSQLRTVLLFKTAVNLRRLNLVVTSAEELPHEVAKDFFNAFPRGTVLANYYGSTETTGEITTVTFHSAADVDRCTSDLKVAIGQPLDNCAVFLVDESLTKVVPTGELGEILVAGPSIVDAYTDRAKMVDFIPNSIASIPDEIKLRFPKLYRTGDFGRIVDGHVIYEGRRDSQVKINGKRINLESVRLVVMNIPDVEKAVVLVCKLTDTNQKIVAFFVSNGNVRVTKEEVTSHCKDSLPAYMIPLVLEVPKIPMTTTGKTDRLMLLHMFKKSISNATGAKRNYDQATASILEVIAKCLGVSEVTLEDNFFAIGGDSLSAVTIIVQLRELGYSVDSTQFLNAKSLSQIVESIKNAKDKNDARDSETDEYSIEMLNDVSEDDQQAARSLLAECFIRKDPMTICLRATKSDFLGHLGKIWPSVAACGGSVIARNKKTGQIAGLNMVGNFEVQAPPDDAFDPVLTSIGEFLGSCDADFHEMTQGGGWWTSLIGGIDPSVPYEDNLKIFLMMEKKVVDVAKAKGASGMTSVNTHPVTSNIGEHFLGFTKLGSHKINEFVSADGTRPFSILADDVIADSMALKF; translated from the exons ATGTCGTTGACTAACAGTTACTTGGTCGGGAAATCCGAAAAGTACCCGGACGTAAAGGTGCACGAGTTATTTGAAGAGGTTAGTCGGCGCAATGCGAACAAAACAGCCGTCATCGAGGAGAAAACTCACGTCACATTCGAACAACTGAACCGTAAAGCTAACGCTATTGCGGCATCCATAAAACAGAATCTAACGAAATATGACGTCGCTGGTGATGCTAAAGACCCGGTAGTGTGTATTCTGTTACCGGGCGGTTTGAAGTACACGTCGACGGTGCTAGCTTTATGGAAACTGGGCATCGCATTCATCCCATTCGAACCCGATCTACCGGTCAACCGTATGAAGCTTATTTTCAGAGAGGCGAAACCGTTGTGTTTCATTTCGTCTGGTGAATACTCGAACATCGTCAACAATTTCGAGATAATCGGCGAAGGTGTGATGATACTCGAACATGCGCAATTACTCGAAGATGGAAGCACGGATGGAGATGGTAGTGGGAATGACGTCAAAGCGATGTACAGCGATACTGAATTAGCGGCAATATTGTATACATCGGGCAGTACGGGAACACCAAAAGGGGTCAAAATTAGTCACAAGAATCTGGTGAACCGCTTCTTCTGGCAATGGAACGCATTTCCATTCAAAGAAAACGATCTAATCGCCGCCAAAACGGCTTTGGTATTTGTTGATTCGTTGACGGAGGTATTTGGAACGCTTTGCAAAGGGGTCACCATTGTGGTTATCCCCCCTGAGATGACGCGTAATACCGAAGTGTTCGTGAATATGCTCGATAAATATGGAGTGACTAAACTAGTCACTAGTCCATCGCAACTGCGAACCGTCTTACTGTTTAAAACGGCCGTCAACCTGCGTAGATTAAATCTCGTGGTAACCAGTGCGGAGGAACTTCCGCACGAAGTTGCTAAAGATTTCTTCAACGCGTTCCCTCGCGGTACTGTGTTGGCTAATTATTACGGCAGCACTGAAACAACGGGCGAAATCACGACCGTCACTTTTCATTCGGCTGCCGATGTTGATCGATGCACGAGCGATCTTAAAGTCGCAATCGGTCAACCACTCGACAACTGCGCAGTATTTCTCGTGGACGAGTCCCTGACGAAGGTCGTCCCCACCGGAGAGCTCGGCGAAATACTGGTAGCCGGGCCGAGTATAGTCGACGCCTACACCGATCGGGCTAAAATGGTGGACTTCATTCCGAATTCCATAGCGTCAATCCCCGACGAAATCAAGCTCCGATTTCCGAAACTGTACAGAACCGGGGATTTCGGGAGGATCGTCGATGGTCACGTGATCTACGAAGGTAGGCGAGATAGCCAGGTGAAGATCAATGGCAAACGGATTAATTTAGAATCGGTGAGATTGGTCGTAATGAACATTCCCGATGTCGAAAAAGCTGTCGTTTTGGTTTGTAAACTCACCGACACTAACCAGAAAATAGTGGCTTTTTTCGTCAGCAACGGCAACGTGCGCGTCACGAAAGAAGAAGTGACGAGTCACTGTAAAGATAGTTTACCGGCGTACATGATTCCATTGGTCCTCGAGGTTCCGAAAATACCGATGACAACTACTGGTAAAACTGACCGCTTGATGCTGCTTCATATGTTCAAGAAGTCTATTTCAAACGCCACCGGCGCCAAACGAAATTACGACCAAGCTACTGCATCGATTTTAGAAGTAATCGCCAAGTGTCTGGGAGTTAGTGAAGTAACATTGGAAGATAACTTCTTCGCCATCGGCGGCGACTCGCTCAGCGCCGTGACCATAATCGTGCAGCTCCGAGAACTGGGATATTCGGTCGACTCGACGCAGTTCCTCAACGCCAAGTCGCTGTCGCAGATCGTCGAATCGATCAAAAATGCTAAGGATAAAAACGACGCCAGAGATTCCGAGACGGACGAATATTCGATCGAGATGTTGAACGACGTTTCCGAAGACGATCAACAAGCGGCTAGGTCGCTGTTGGCCGAATGCTTCATTCGTAAAGACCCGATGACGATATGTTTGAGAGCGACGAAATCCGATTTCTTGGGGCACTTGGGCAAGATATGGCCGTCAGTGGCTGCATGTGGCGGAAGTGTTATCGCGCGCAATAAAAAGACAG GTCAGATTGCGGGATTGAATATGGTTGGTAATTTTGAGGTCCAAGCGCCTCCCGATGACGCGTTTGATCCGGTTCTTACTTCGATCGGGGAATTTCTGGGTTCTTGCGACGCCGACTTTCACG AAATGACGCAGGGAGGTGGTTGGTGGACCTCTTTAATCGGAGGCATCGATCCAAGTGTTCCTTACGAGGATAATCTGAAGATTTtcttgatgatggaaaagaaggTCGTCGATGTAGCGAAAGCTAAAGGTGCTAGCGGTATGACATCAGTTAATACCCACCCAGTTACCAGT aatatcgGTGAACATTTCCTTGGTTTTACGAAATTAGGCAGTCACAAGATTAACGAGTTTGTATCCGCTGACGGCACACGACCATTCTCAATACTCGCAGATGACGTCATCGCCGACTCGATGGCCTTGAAGTTTTAA